Proteins found in one bacterium genomic segment:
- a CDS encoding acyl-CoA/acyl-ACP dehydrogenase — translation MEFTFTEEQETVRELAREILEKEASTDRVKQASASESAQDDELWAKLAEANLLGIAIPEAHGGMGMGFLELCCLLEEVGRVVAPVPALETLVLGALPIVSYGTAAQQAEWLPRIAAGKAQLGAALLDADSAEVAAPATIARAEGVDFVLEGRKCFVSAASRADRILVPARLEGADGKVAIFLVDPNGPGVKLSGSRISTGALLFEMELSGVRVDADERLGGEEADGEKILTWLHERALVATAAIQIGVSEQALDITAGYTREREQFGVPIGTFQAVQHRAADCFIDVEALRWCTWRAAWKLADGQPAARDAAVAKYWASEAGSRVAKASVHLHGGIGSDVDYPIQRYFLWARALELQLGSASPQLAWLGSDLARTRLEESV, via the coding sequence TTGGAGTTCACGTTCACCGAAGAGCAGGAGACGGTTCGCGAGTTGGCTCGCGAGATCCTCGAGAAGGAAGCGTCCACGGATCGCGTCAAGCAGGCGTCGGCTAGCGAGTCTGCACAGGACGATGAGCTCTGGGCGAAACTGGCGGAGGCCAACCTGCTCGGTATCGCCATCCCCGAAGCCCACGGCGGCATGGGGATGGGATTCCTCGAACTCTGCTGTCTGCTCGAAGAAGTGGGCCGGGTCGTTGCGCCGGTTCCTGCACTGGAGACGTTGGTGCTCGGTGCGTTGCCCATCGTTTCCTACGGCACCGCGGCGCAGCAGGCGGAGTGGTTGCCGCGCATCGCGGCCGGCAAGGCGCAGCTGGGCGCGGCCCTGCTCGACGCGGATTCGGCCGAGGTGGCAGCCCCGGCCACGATCGCTCGAGCCGAGGGAGTCGATTTCGTTCTCGAAGGGCGCAAGTGCTTCGTGTCAGCCGCCTCCAGAGCTGATCGCATACTCGTGCCGGCTCGGTTGGAAGGAGCGGACGGCAAAGTCGCGATCTTCCTCGTCGATCCGAACGGACCGGGCGTGAAACTGTCCGGAAGTCGAATCTCGACCGGCGCCCTGCTCTTCGAGATGGAGCTCTCGGGCGTGAGAGTCGATGCAGACGAACGCCTCGGCGGTGAGGAAGCCGACGGTGAGAAGATCTTGACCTGGCTCCACGAGAGAGCGCTCGTCGCTACGGCGGCCATCCAGATTGGCGTTTCCGAACAGGCACTCGATATCACCGCCGGCTACACGCGCGAGCGCGAGCAATTCGGTGTTCCGATCGGAACCTTCCAGGCCGTCCAACACCGGGCTGCGGATTGTTTCATCGACGTGGAGGCCCTGCGTTGGTGCACCTGGCGAGCCGCATGGAAGCTCGCCGACGGTCAGCCGGCAGCACGCGATGCGGCGGTCGCGAAATACTGGGCCTCGGAAGCCGGTTCGAGGGTGGCCAAGGCCAGCGTCCATCTTCACGGCGGCATCGGCTCGGATGTGGACTACCCGATTCAGCGATATTTCCTGTGGGCGCGGGCCTTGGAGCTTCAACTCGGCTCGGCATCGCCGCAGCTCGCGTGGCTCGGTAGCGATCTCGCCAGGACGAGACTGGAGGAATCCGTATGA
- a CDS encoding lipid-transfer protein, producing MAGTLHNQAAIVGIGETKYTKNSGVSELALASEAVRKAILDAGLQPKDIDGLTTFILDTNDEVEVARSVGCGDITFFSKIGYGGGAAIGIIHQAVMAVATGAANYVVAYRALNGRSGQRYSDGVSGDIVTTDLIHWSWYMPWGLLTPASWVAMFTQRYMHDFGAKPEDLAEVAIATRDHAVKNPAAFFHERPLTMDEYMNARWICEPLRLYDCCQETDGGCAVVITTPERAKDLAQPAAVIRGVAQASGDDQEQMTSFYRPQISNIPEMELVAKQMYGMAGLGPDDIDAAIIYDAFTSIVLMQLESFGFCGPGEAKDFVKDGALRADGGRLPTNTHGGQLSEAYIHGVNGIVEGTRLIRGTSTNQPAKNDHVLVTSGVGVPTAAMILGQQS from the coding sequence ATGGCGGGCACTCTTCACAATCAGGCCGCCATCGTGGGAATCGGCGAGACGAAGTACACGAAGAACTCCGGCGTTTCGGAGCTGGCATTGGCATCCGAGGCCGTCCGAAAGGCGATTCTCGATGCCGGCCTCCAGCCGAAAGATATCGACGGTCTCACCACCTTCATCCTCGATACCAACGATGAGGTCGAGGTGGCGCGTTCGGTAGGCTGCGGAGACATCACGTTCTTCAGCAAGATCGGCTACGGAGGTGGTGCAGCCATCGGCATCATCCACCAGGCGGTCATGGCCGTGGCGACCGGTGCGGCGAACTATGTCGTTGCCTATCGCGCGCTGAATGGACGATCGGGCCAGCGTTATAGCGATGGCGTCTCCGGGGACATCGTCACGACGGATCTCATCCACTGGAGCTGGTACATGCCATGGGGCCTGCTCACGCCGGCCAGCTGGGTGGCGATGTTCACCCAGCGCTACATGCATGATTTTGGAGCCAAGCCCGAAGATCTCGCCGAGGTGGCGATCGCCACGCGGGACCATGCGGTGAAGAACCCCGCCGCGTTCTTTCATGAGCGTCCCCTCACGATGGACGAGTACATGAACGCGCGCTGGATCTGTGAGCCGTTGCGGCTCTACGATTGCTGCCAGGAAACCGATGGCGGCTGCGCCGTGGTCATCACGACCCCCGAGCGTGCGAAGGATCTGGCCCAGCCGGCGGCCGTCATCCGCGGCGTTGCCCAGGCCTCCGGCGACGACCAGGAACAGATGACGAGTTTCTATCGGCCGCAGATCTCCAACATCCCGGAGATGGAGCTGGTGGCAAAGCAGATGTACGGAATGGCGGGCCTCGGACCGGATGACATCGATGCGGCCATCATCTACGACGCCTTCACCTCGATCGTCTTGATGCAGCTCGAGAGCTTCGGTTTCTGCGGGCCCGGCGAGGCCAAGGATTTCGTGAAGGATGGCGCGCTGCGCGCAGATGGCGGCCGCCTGCCCACCAATACCCACGGTGGTCAGCTTTCCGAGGCCTACATCCATGGCGTCAATGGCATCGTCGAAGGCACGCGCCTGATTCGTGGGACATCGACGAATCAGCCCGCCAAGAACGATCACGTGTTGGTGACTTCAGGAGTCGGAGTCCCCACGGCCGCAATGATCCTCGGCCAGCAGAGCTGA
- a CDS encoding steroid 3-ketoacyl-CoA thiolase translates to MPEAVIVEALRTPIGRGKMGKGDLSGLHAAQLLGKVQRGLIDKAGIEPGDVDQVIGGCVTQAGEQSNNIARHAWLSISPDDYSTAGTTIDVQCGSGQQANNLVSALVKTGSIDIGIACGVELMSHVGLGMNVMNGPGFFLPEDFPWEEPMSQFIGVELIAEKFGITRDETDALGLRSQTLAKQAWDEGRFDREILPVEAPVLGDDGAPTGEMKQVSRDQGLRDTTLEGLAALKPVQEGGVHTAGTSSQVSDGAAGLLYMTAERAKELGLRPRARIVHEVVTGCDPSTLLEGPIDATHKILKRSGVSLTDIDLFECNEAFAGVMLAWLKSFPQIDADKVNVNGGAIALGHPVGCTGSRLLVTALHELERQDKSTAFITMCCGSAVGTATIIERI, encoded by the coding sequence ATGCCGGAAGCCGTGATCGTCGAGGCGCTCCGCACGCCGATTGGCCGCGGAAAGATGGGCAAGGGTGATCTCTCGGGGCTGCATGCGGCCCAGTTGTTGGGGAAGGTGCAGCGTGGCCTGATCGACAAAGCGGGCATCGAGCCTGGCGACGTGGACCAGGTCATCGGCGGATGCGTCACCCAGGCGGGTGAGCAATCGAACAACATTGCCCGCCATGCCTGGCTTTCGATTTCGCCCGACGACTACTCGACCGCCGGCACCACGATCGACGTGCAATGTGGTTCGGGTCAGCAGGCGAACAACCTGGTGAGCGCCCTGGTCAAGACCGGTTCGATCGACATCGGCATTGCCTGTGGCGTCGAATTGATGAGCCATGTGGGCCTGGGCATGAACGTGATGAACGGCCCCGGTTTCTTTCTCCCCGAGGACTTTCCCTGGGAGGAGCCGATGTCCCAATTCATCGGTGTCGAACTCATCGCGGAGAAGTTCGGAATCACCCGGGACGAAACGGATGCTCTCGGCCTGCGCAGCCAGACCCTCGCCAAGCAGGCCTGGGACGAGGGACGTTTCGATCGGGAGATTCTTCCCGTCGAAGCTCCGGTGCTAGGTGATGATGGTGCGCCGACCGGTGAGATGAAACAGGTCAGCCGAGATCAAGGCCTGCGCGACACGACCCTCGAAGGCCTCGCGGCCTTGAAGCCAGTCCAAGAGGGCGGTGTCCACACGGCGGGAACCTCTTCCCAGGTATCGGACGGCGCAGCGGGCCTTCTCTACATGACCGCGGAACGCGCGAAGGAGTTGGGGCTTCGGCCGCGGGCGCGGATCGTCCATGAGGTGGTCACTGGTTGCGACCCGTCGACCCTCCTGGAGGGACCGATCGATGCAACGCACAAGATCCTGAAGCGCTCCGGGGTCTCGCTCACGGATATCGATCTCTTCGAATGCAACGAAGCGTTCGCGGGCGTGATGCTTGCGTGGCTGAAGAGCTTCCCCCAGATCGACGCGGACAAGGTCAACGTGAACGGTGGAGCGATCGCATTGGGCCACCCTGTCGGATGCACGGGTTCTCGTTTGCTGGTCACGGCCCTTCATGAGCTGGAACGTCAGGACAAGAGCACGGCCTTCATCACCATGTGCTGCGGCTCCGCTGTCGGTACCGCCACGATCATCGAGCGCATCTAA
- a CDS encoding SDR family NAD(P)-dependent oxidoreductase translates to MGILDGKVAIVTGAGQGLGRIEALELARHGASVVVNDLGTQADGSGTSEEPAQAVVQEIEALGAKAVAAFGDVANWEDAERVVRTAVDTFGDLNIMVNNAGFSRDGMIVKMTEEMWDSVIRVHMKGHFAMIRHTMAYWREKSKAEGGDPLYGRLISTASDSFLMGNVGQPNYAAAKAGITYLTMSAARECQRFGATANVVLPRARTRMTMSGPWAGIFGKPEEGFDTFAPEHIGPLIAWIASPQAAHVSGQVLQLWGKHIRVYERPQAALDHENEAPWSVDELDKVLGSFFEGKKPVEDGFALPMA, encoded by the coding sequence ATGGGAATTCTCGACGGGAAAGTCGCCATCGTGACGGGCGCAGGCCAGGGCCTCGGACGGATCGAAGCCCTGGAGCTGGCGCGTCATGGCGCCAGCGTGGTCGTCAACGATCTCGGTACCCAGGCCGATGGCTCGGGCACGAGTGAAGAGCCGGCCCAGGCCGTGGTCCAGGAAATCGAAGCCCTCGGCGCCAAGGCGGTCGCGGCTTTCGGCGATGTCGCCAACTGGGAGGACGCCGAACGCGTCGTTCGCACGGCCGTCGATACCTTCGGCGATCTGAACATCATGGTGAACAATGCGGGCTTCTCCCGCGACGGCATGATCGTGAAGATGACCGAAGAAATGTGGGACTCGGTGATCCGGGTTCACATGAAGGGCCACTTCGCGATGATCCGGCACACCATGGCCTACTGGCGTGAGAAGTCGAAAGCCGAAGGGGGGGATCCGCTCTACGGACGACTCATCAGCACGGCATCGGATTCCTTCTTGATGGGCAACGTGGGCCAGCCCAACTACGCCGCGGCCAAGGCCGGGATCACCTATCTCACGATGTCCGCGGCGCGTGAATGCCAGCGCTTCGGCGCGACAGCGAATGTCGTGCTTCCCCGGGCCCGAACGCGGATGACCATGAGCGGGCCGTGGGCCGGGATCTTCGGAAAGCCCGAGGAAGGCTTCGATACCTTCGCTCCAGAGCACATCGGGCCGCTCATCGCATGGATCGCGTCGCCTCAGGCCGCACACGTCTCCGGCCAGGTCTTGCAACTCTGGGGCAAGCACATTCGTGTCTACGAGCGCCCCCAGGCGGCGCTCGATCACGAGAATGAAGCCCCGTGGAGCGTCGACGAACTGGACAAGGTGCTCGGTAGCTTCTTCGAGGGGAAGAAACCCGTCGAGGATGGCTTCGCGCTGCCCATGGCGTAA
- a CDS encoding TIGR03617 family F420-dependent LLM class oxidoreductase, protein MRVYASVDDIHLPLADYPAHAQRAERLGFDGLIIPEAVNDAILGSLLALEHTERIHVLTGVVVAFARSPMLLAQDAWSLARMSGGRFGIGLGPQVRGNVEKRFGMPWSAPAARMRDYVGALRAIFECWQNGTPLRYESESYTLTRMQPFFSPGPIDHPDLPIMLGAIGPKMTTVAGEVANKVIAHPTNSSPGYLRDVMGSMLEGGAHAGDRDVGEIEVIANPMTATGPDMAAVSAEREAAREILAFTYSTPAYWATLEHHGWGEVGRTLLEKTRKGDWAGMSSLINDEMLDVLVPSAAYDDIAGELASRYAGVASAISLRMPKDPDDDGRYGEVVAALRSS, encoded by the coding sequence GTGCGCGTCTACGCGTCGGTGGACGATATCCACCTGCCGCTTGCCGACTACCCGGCTCATGCGCAGCGCGCAGAACGTCTGGGCTTCGATGGCTTGATCATCCCCGAAGCGGTGAACGACGCCATTCTGGGTTCGCTCCTGGCATTGGAACACACGGAACGGATCCATGTGCTCACCGGCGTCGTGGTCGCGTTCGCGCGCAGCCCGATGCTCCTGGCCCAGGATGCCTGGAGTCTCGCCAGGATGAGTGGGGGTCGTTTCGGTATCGGTCTCGGCCCCCAGGTCCGGGGCAATGTCGAAAAACGCTTCGGCATGCCCTGGTCGGCGCCGGCCGCGCGCATGCGCGACTACGTCGGGGCCCTGCGCGCCATCTTCGAGTGTTGGCAGAACGGTACGCCGCTCCGCTACGAGAGCGAGAGCTACACGCTGACCAGGATGCAACCCTTCTTCAGTCCTGGCCCGATCGACCACCCGGACCTCCCGATCATGTTGGGTGCGATCGGGCCCAAGATGACCACTGTGGCGGGAGAGGTCGCCAACAAGGTCATCGCACATCCCACGAACTCGAGCCCTGGCTATCTACGCGACGTCATGGGAAGCATGCTCGAAGGGGGCGCGCACGCTGGGGACCGAGATGTCGGCGAGATCGAGGTCATCGCGAATCCGATGACGGCCACGGGGCCGGACATGGCGGCTGTCTCCGCGGAGCGTGAGGCCGCTCGCGAGATCCTGGCGTTCACCTACTCGACGCCTGCCTACTGGGCCACGCTCGAGCACCACGGCTGGGGCGAGGTCGGGCGCACGCTGCTCGAGAAGACGCGCAAGGGCGACTGGGCCGGAATGTCCAGCTTGATCAACGACGAGATGCTCGATGTGCTGGTGCCGTCCGCAGCCTATGACGACATCGCCGGGGAACTGGCGAGCCGCTACGCCGGCGTGGCTTCCGCGATCAGCCTCCGTATGCCGAAGGATCCCGATGACGACGGGCGCTACGGGGAGGTCGTCGCTGCCCTGCGCTCCAGCTAG
- a CDS encoding SDR family NAD(P)-dependent oxidoreductase — protein MGSWLRHHFSRRPHWMNALMLFCAFMALVYMPWDLFIKPIAADEEVWFGVRFHGLWAKALEIPHWFVYAAGMIGFWRLHSWMWPWAAVYAGQVVVSMLIWPMLYTEAEGAWVVGLLAGAFFMLPTIALWNARELFQGETSGPLSERYGGWAIITGASAGIGAEFARALAREGFSCVLAARREDRLKELAEQLTREHGVDVRTVPVDLATATGVELLLSQVADLEIGMLVNNAGVGYSGRFDKQDRDRLAQMVQLNCAAPVALTAELLPGMRERGRGAVIFTGSVAGSQPLPLHALYSATKSFDNLLAEGLWGELRGTGVDVLALLPGSTESEFMEVAGEIPHAGEPAAHVVEVALDALGHQPSVISGWFNWLRANAAFRIMPRSWLAMVAKDVMEKQTPEDMR, from the coding sequence ATGGGCAGCTGGCTTCGTCACCATTTCTCTCGGCGTCCGCATTGGATGAATGCACTGATGCTGTTCTGCGCCTTCATGGCGCTGGTCTACATGCCATGGGATCTCTTCATCAAGCCGATCGCGGCGGACGAGGAAGTCTGGTTCGGCGTGCGTTTTCATGGGCTCTGGGCAAAAGCCCTGGAGATTCCCCATTGGTTCGTCTACGCGGCCGGCATGATCGGCTTCTGGCGATTGCATTCCTGGATGTGGCCCTGGGCGGCCGTCTACGCGGGCCAGGTCGTCGTTTCGATGCTGATCTGGCCGATGCTGTACACGGAAGCCGAAGGCGCGTGGGTCGTCGGGCTGCTTGCGGGTGCGTTCTTCATGCTTCCGACGATCGCCCTGTGGAACGCGCGGGAGCTCTTCCAGGGCGAGACGAGTGGGCCACTGAGTGAGCGCTACGGCGGATGGGCGATCATCACCGGTGCTTCCGCTGGAATCGGTGCCGAGTTTGCCAGGGCGTTGGCCCGCGAAGGGTTTTCCTGTGTGCTCGCGGCTCGTCGGGAAGATCGCCTCAAGGAACTCGCCGAACAGCTCACACGCGAGCACGGCGTAGACGTCCGCACGGTTCCGGTCGATCTCGCTACCGCAACCGGTGTCGAATTGTTGCTCTCGCAGGTCGCCGATCTCGAGATCGGCATGCTCGTGAACAACGCGGGTGTGGGTTATTCCGGCCGCTTCGACAAACAGGATCGGGATCGGCTGGCCCAGATGGTTCAGCTCAACTGTGCGGCGCCCGTCGCGCTGACGGCAGAGCTGCTTCCGGGAATGCGCGAGCGGGGGCGGGGCGCCGTGATCTTCACCGGGTCGGTCGCCGGTTCTCAGCCGCTCCCGCTGCATGCGCTCTACAGCGCAACGAAGAGCTTCGACAATCTGCTGGCGGAAGGCTTGTGGGGAGAGCTGCGCGGTACCGGAGTCGACGTGCTCGCGCTGCTGCCCGGCTCGACCGAGAGCGAGTTCATGGAGGTGGCGGGCGAGATCCCGCACGCCGGAGAGCCCGCCGCCCACGTGGTCGAGGTGGCGCTCGATGCGCTCGGCCATCAACCCTCTGTCATTTCGGGTTGGTTCAACTGGCTGCGGGCGAACGCAGCATTCCGGATCATGCCGCGCAGTTGGTTGGCGATGGTCGCGAAGGACGTCATGGAGAAGCAGACGCCGGAGGACATGCGCTAG
- a CDS encoding dihydrodipicolinate reductase — protein MIHRVIQWATGGVGRAAIQGIAEHPELELVGCWVHSKDKAGLDAGEISGGKHMGIASTGDIEEILALKADCVLYSPLLPDTEEVARILASGKNVVTPLGWFYPFRDTDCEAIRAACERGNSTLHGTGIHPGGITERLPLTISAFSSAITYVRAEEFSDIRTYDAPFVVGEVMLFGKTPQDAKASPMLGLLGRGFCQSIDMVADATGMKLDAEKRATHEMAVATAPIESPIGAIQPGHVAAQRFTWEGLVRGEAVIRVRVNWLMGEENLDPCWRFGPKRERFEVEVQGDPSVSVDFHGLHPESVEAGLKRNPGVVATAHHCVNAIPYVCRAEAGISTYLDLPLVTGRAASALR, from the coding sequence ATGATTCATCGCGTCATTCAGTGGGCCACGGGCGGCGTGGGCCGTGCGGCCATCCAGGGCATTGCCGAGCACCCGGAGCTCGAACTCGTCGGCTGCTGGGTTCACAGCAAAGACAAGGCCGGACTGGATGCGGGTGAGATCAGCGGCGGAAAACACATGGGCATCGCCAGCACTGGCGACATCGAGGAGATCCTCGCCCTGAAAGCCGACTGCGTGCTCTATAGCCCCCTGCTTCCCGATACCGAAGAGGTGGCGCGCATCCTCGCGTCCGGCAAGAACGTAGTGACCCCCCTCGGCTGGTTCTATCCATTCCGAGATACCGATTGCGAGGCCATCCGAGCTGCCTGCGAACGAGGCAACTCCACCCTGCACGGTACGGGCATCCACCCAGGTGGCATTACCGAGCGCCTACCGCTCACCATCTCCGCCTTTTCAAGCGCCATTACCTACGTGCGCGCGGAGGAGTTCTCGGACATTCGCACCTACGACGCCCCGTTTGTGGTGGGCGAAGTCATGCTATTCGGAAAGACTCCGCAAGACGCCAAAGCCAGCCCCATGCTGGGCCTCCTCGGCAGGGGATTCTGCCAGTCGATCGACATGGTCGCCGACGCCACGGGCATGAAACTGGATGCGGAGAAACGCGCAACCCACGAGATGGCGGTGGCAACGGCCCCCATCGAATCGCCCATCGGTGCCATACAACCGGGACACGTCGCGGCCCAGCGCTTCACCTGGGAGGGATTGGTGCGGGGCGAGGCGGTGATCAGAGTGCGAGTGAACTGGCTCATGGGGGAGGAGAATCTCGATCCGTGCTGGCGCTTCGGCCCAAAACGCGAGCGTTTCGAGGTAGAGGTCCAGGGCGACCCGTCGGTAAGCGTCGACTTCCACGGCCTCCATCCCGAATCCGTAGAGGCCGGCCTGAAACGAAACCCCGGCGTTGTCGCCACCGCCCACCACTGCGTCAATGCCATCCCCTACGTATGTCGCGCGGAAGCCGGAATCTCCACCTATCTCGACCTCCCCCTGGTCACGGGTCGCGCAGCCTCGGCTCTACGCTGA